AACAATCAAAATAATCAACAAAACAATGAGAGTCGAGGCAACAATGAAAATCAACAAACTCCTCAAACCAATCAGCCCATGAACGATAAACAATTGGAACAATTGTTGCAAGGTTTGCGAACACAAGAGAAAAACATCCAGCAAAAGGTTCAATCATCCCTCAAATTCAAGAGGAATGAAGATAATAATGATACAAAGAAAGGATATGGTGGTTATAAAGATTGGTAAATTATGGGCCTTTCTTTTTCCTTTTTTGTCTGCATACCTGACATTCTGTCAGGTAGATTTTAAAGCCTATGCCGACTATCAATCCATTCCCCTTAATGGCAAAGTCACTATTACATATGTACTAAAAAAAGGCAATGTTGAATCTTTCCAACGTCCTGATTTTTCTACATTTCGGATCATTAGCCAGCAATCTATCACTGGGACTGGTGGTATGACTATTATTATTAATAATCAGGTTGTTAACAACGATCAAGGAGAAAGTAAATGGATTTTTGTGCTTGTTCCAACCCAAGTTGGAACATTCACCATACCACCTGCTCGTATTAAGGTAAATGGAAAATGGTATGAATCGAATGCTCTGACCATTCAAGTCACTAGTAAAGGAGCACCATCTAAAGGGACAACCCCCCCTCCGTCTACAACTTATGCTTCTTCAAATCAACAATCATCATCTCGATCTTCTCAATCTAGTATGCATTCCGATATATTTCTGCGATTGGTAGCAAATAAAAACTCCGCCTATGTTGGTGAACAAATTATCGTTAGTTTGCTCATGTATACTCTTTACGATGTTGAAGAATACACCCTAGACAAACTTCCGGTTGTTCCCAATGCATGGTCTGAGGAGCTTCTTAATCCAAAATCTTCTGTAAAAACGTGGAATGAGACGATAGGCAATAAAACTTACCTTGTCGGGGAGATTAGAAAAATAGCTATTTTTCCACAAACTGCTGGAAAACTGGTAATTCCATTCACAGAACTTGAGGCAGTCATCAAAATCTACGACCAAAAGCAATACGATCCTTTTTCTCTTTTTGACCAATTTTTCAAAGATCCTTTCAACTTTAATTTCGACCCATTTAGTTCTTTTAAAAATTTTCGACTGGAAAAAATTAAACTTCAAAGTAATACGCTATCTCTTGATATTTTACCACTACCAAGTAAAGGTAAACCCACCAACTTTAACGGTGCTGTTGGTCAGTTTACGGCCGAAGCCTCTCTCGACAATAACGTGATCAAAAGTGGTGACGTTGGGACTTTAAAAATTACCATTCGTGGAAAAGGTAATTTACCACTCATTCAATATAGTCCTTTTGATCAGGACGATTCGATTCAAGTTTTTGAACCGGATATATCACTTGATTTAAACAAGACCTCTTCAGGTGTTGAAGGAATAAAAACCTTTACTTATCTTTTCCAGCCTAATTTTTCGGGAAAAACAACTTTGCATTTGAATCCTTTTTATTATTTTGATCCTGTGCGAAAACAATACGATAGCATTACTTTCCAGGCCTTACCTTTAACCATCATACAAGGACCAGCGGATCAGCAAGTTTTAGCTGAAAAAAAATTTCAGGAAGACATTCGTGGAATTTCCGAGCCTATTAAGTTGTTCATGTTTTCCAAGCAATTTGCTTTTTCATGGGCTTATTGGGGAATACATGGACTTGTTTTGTTGATTGTTGCAGCCACGCTTTTCATTTATCGAAAACGAATAGCGTTGATGCAAAACGTAGCGGATTATCGAATGAGGCAGGCTCAAAAGCTTGCCCGAAAACGGCTGAAAATGGCTGAAAAATGGATGCTTGCTAACCGCGAAAACGAATTTCTTGATACAATTGCTGAAACGCTGTGGATGTTCATTCTTGAGAAATTTAAAATGCCCATGATGGAACTTAACCGCGACACTGCTCGAAAAACTTTAATCGACCATCAAATTCCTATTCCCATTGTGGATAATTTTATGCAATTGCTCGAGGAGGTGGATTTTTTCCGGTTTGCTCCGGTTTCTCAAAAACCTAAGATGCGTGATATTTACGACAAAGCTTCTAATCTTATTGTAAAAATCATTTTCAATAG
This region of Bacteroidales bacterium genomic DNA includes:
- a CDS encoding BatD family protein — protein: MVVIKIGKLWAFLFPFLSAYLTFCQVDFKAYADYQSIPLNGKVTITYVLKKGNVESFQRPDFSTFRIISQQSITGTGGMTIIINNQVVNNDQGESKWIFVLVPTQVGTFTIPPARIKVNGKWYESNALTIQVTSKGAPSKGTTPPPSTTYASSNQQSSSRSSQSSMHSDIFLRLVANKNSAYVGEQIIVSLLMYTLYDVEEYTLDKLPVVPNAWSEELLNPKSSVKTWNETIGNKTYLVGEIRKIAIFPQTAGKLVIPFTELEAVIKIYDQKQYDPFSLFDQFFKDPFNFNFDPFSSFKNFRLEKIKLQSNTLSLDILPLPSKGKPTNFNGAVGQFTAEASLDNNVIKSGDVGTLKITIRGKGNLPLIQYSPFDQDDSIQVFEPDISLDLNKTSSGVEGIKTFTYLFQPNFSGKTTLHLNPFYYFDPVRKQYDSITFQALPLTIIQGPADQQVLAEKKFQEDIRGISEPIKLFMFSKQFAFSWAYWGIHGLVLLIVAATLFIYRKRIALMQNVADYRMRQAQKLARKRLKMAEKWMLANRENEFLDTIAETLWMFILEKFKMPMMELNRDTARKTLIDHQIPIPIVDNFMQLLEEVDFFRFAPVSQKPKMRDIYDKASNLIVKIIFNRRYE